The Zobellia alginiliquefaciens genome contains a region encoding:
- a CDS encoding efflux RND transporter periplasmic adaptor subunit: MKNSHKYISVALLLFMLGLSSCGDSQKKKHTNEADHDHIESEGHEEGTEEVMLNQKQYDALQMQADTLHMRNMSGYVEANGQLEVPPQNEAAITSVVGANVVAIEVIEGDKIEKGQTVAYLSHPNIIQKQTDYLDAFSSSQFLKKEYERQQKLYGAGVGSGLNFQKAEAEYQASRGKVIGMAAQLKQLNINVAGVQKGTIYQRVALSSPIEGHVQKVNVKTGQYVDPQAHLFEVVDTHHVHADLMVFEKDVYKIKEGQTVKFYVQSLGDKELIAEIYSIGKTFEQSPKALHVHAEIENKEGNLIPGMYIKGRIQVANDDVKAIPESAIAKNGNKSFVFTVEKEGDAFRFVPHEVTIGSVDDGWVTIDFFKEIEFTATFAFNNAYYLMAEMKKGEAEHSH; encoded by the coding sequence ATGAAAAATTCACACAAATATATATCAGTAGCACTGCTCCTTTTTATGCTTGGTCTCAGCTCTTGTGGAGATAGTCAAAAGAAAAAACATACGAACGAAGCAGATCATGATCATATAGAATCTGAGGGGCACGAGGAAGGAACAGAAGAAGTAATGCTAAACCAAAAACAGTATGATGCTTTGCAAATGCAGGCGGATACTTTGCATATGCGGAATATGAGCGGTTATGTTGAAGCAAACGGACAATTAGAAGTGCCACCACAGAACGAAGCAGCCATTACTTCTGTAGTGGGGGCAAACGTAGTAGCTATAGAAGTAATAGAAGGAGATAAAATAGAAAAGGGCCAAACTGTAGCGTATCTTTCTCACCCAAATATCATTCAAAAACAAACCGATTATTTAGACGCTTTTAGTTCTAGTCAGTTTTTGAAAAAAGAATATGAGCGACAGCAAAAATTGTATGGGGCAGGTGTAGGTAGCGGATTGAACTTTCAGAAAGCAGAGGCCGAATATCAAGCATCAAGAGGTAAAGTGATAGGTATGGCCGCGCAGTTAAAGCAATTGAACATAAACGTTGCCGGTGTGCAAAAGGGAACCATTTATCAACGGGTGGCATTAAGTAGTCCTATTGAAGGTCACGTGCAAAAAGTAAATGTGAAAACGGGACAATATGTAGATCCCCAAGCCCATCTCTTTGAAGTAGTGGATACACACCACGTGCATGCTGACCTTATGGTTTTTGAGAAAGATGTGTATAAGATCAAAGAGGGGCAAACGGTTAAGTTTTACGTGCAATCTTTGGGTGATAAGGAGTTGATTGCTGAGATTTATTCCATTGGTAAAACCTTTGAGCAAAGTCCAAAAGCACTACATGTGCATGCGGAGATTGAGAATAAAGAGGGAAATTTAATTCCAGGAATGTATATAAAAGGCAGGATTCAAGTGGCTAATGATGATGTAAAGGCAATTCCAGAAAGTGCCATTGCCAAAAACGGAAATAAGAGTTTTGTATTTACCGTGGAGAAAGAGGGCGATGCATTTCGTTTTGTTCCGCATGAGGTTACTATAGGAAGCGTAGATGATGGTTGGGTGACTATAGATTTTTTCAAAGAAATTGAATTCACCGCTACATTTGCATTTAACAATGCCTATTATTTAATGGCGGAAATGAAAAAAGGGGAGGCAGAACATAGCCACTGA
- a CDS encoding outer membrane beta-barrel family protein, with the protein MHLKFTTTFLPLLLTLFLANISQAQNGEIEITGTVVETGGQPVAFATVLIGDKATQKGITGTTTLDDGTFSLKTDAENFFVEISFIGFEKKRFDNLVSANGKIDLKEITLAADAQQLSEVVVAGEVSRTQFKLDKRVFNVGKDISSTGASALEVLNNVPSVNVNIEGQISLRGSQGVQVLINGKPSILTGEGGNALGTITSDMIERVEVITNPSAKYDAEGTSGIINIVIKKEEREGLNGSISLNTGSPDNHSFGLSLNRRTERFNLFSQLGAGYRELPNDVENINRDLTDGSSIASVGEEFRNEEFYNIILGTDYYINDNNVLTLSGNFAYEIEDQPSQTNYESRDGDNQLISEWERTETTEATNPKYQYELQYKSDFKDHEDHDLLFSALGNFFGKDQSSDFEDFTISGDDQDAVQRTRTEFKEAEYTFKLDYTRPFTEEWTMEAGGQYVMNDVSNDYEVQDLISGAYVSDTNLTNVFEYDQKVFALYGTGAYEGEKWGIKAGVRMEQTNLNTLLKNTNEANEQKYSNLFPSAHTSYKFTDKVSMQAGYSRRVYRPDLWDLNPFFNIRNNFNIRQGNPDLQPEFTDSYEVTSIFILEKASLNASVYHRYTTDVIESINTLEGDVNISKPENIGTNKATGVEFNAKYSPLKWFTATTDLNYNRFVREGSLDTLNFDFNADRWSAKLMAKIKMPADIDFEATGNYQSSYETVQGKTSDNLFLDLGARRKILKGKGVVSLGVRDVFASRVQESEITQDTFSTYSRRQRGRFITFGFSYGFGKGEAMEYSGRRR; encoded by the coding sequence ATGCATCTAAAATTTACCACTACTTTTTTACCACTTCTTTTAACGCTTTTTCTAGCGAATATTAGCCAGGCTCAAAATGGAGAGATCGAGATTACAGGTACGGTCGTGGAAACCGGCGGACAGCCCGTGGCATTTGCTACGGTACTGATTGGCGATAAAGCCACACAAAAAGGAATTACGGGAACCACCACCTTAGATGATGGTACTTTTAGTTTAAAAACGGATGCAGAGAACTTCTTCGTTGAAATTAGTTTTATAGGCTTTGAGAAAAAAAGATTTGATAATCTCGTGTCCGCAAACGGTAAGATAGATTTAAAGGAAATAACACTGGCAGCAGATGCGCAACAACTTTCTGAAGTTGTTGTAGCAGGTGAGGTGTCACGAACACAGTTTAAGTTAGATAAACGTGTTTTTAACGTAGGAAAAGATATTAGTAGCACAGGCGCTAGTGCATTGGAGGTGCTGAACAATGTACCTTCCGTAAATGTAAATATCGAAGGGCAAATTAGCTTACGCGGAAGCCAAGGGGTACAGGTATTGATAAATGGAAAACCTTCTATTCTAACCGGAGAAGGTGGGAATGCCTTGGGTACGATTACTTCGGATATGATAGAACGGGTAGAGGTGATTACCAATCCATCGGCGAAATATGATGCGGAAGGTACCTCGGGAATCATAAATATCGTCATAAAGAAAGAAGAACGGGAGGGCCTTAACGGTTCAATTAGTTTAAATACGGGGTCTCCGGACAATCATAGCTTTGGTTTAAGTCTCAACCGCCGTACAGAACGCTTTAATCTCTTTAGTCAACTTGGAGCGGGATATAGAGAACTTCCGAACGATGTAGAAAATATCAATCGGGATTTGACCGATGGTTCATCTATAGCCTCCGTAGGTGAGGAGTTTAGAAATGAGGAGTTTTATAATATCATTCTCGGTACGGACTATTACATCAATGATAATAATGTATTGACCCTTTCAGGGAATTTTGCCTATGAAATAGAGGACCAGCCCTCACAAACCAATTATGAATCTAGGGATGGGGACAACCAATTAATTTCGGAATGGGAACGTACGGAAACTACCGAAGCAACAAATCCCAAATATCAATATGAACTTCAGTATAAAAGCGATTTTAAGGACCATGAAGACCATGATCTTTTATTCAGTGCTTTGGGTAATTTCTTTGGAAAAGACCAGTCTTCGGATTTTGAGGATTTCACTATTTCAGGGGATGATCAAGATGCTGTTCAGCGCACGCGAACCGAGTTTAAAGAAGCGGAGTATACGTTTAAATTAGATTATACCAGACCCTTTACCGAAGAATGGACTATGGAAGCTGGGGGGCAGTATGTGATGAACGATGTAAGTAACGATTATGAGGTGCAAGACCTGATAAGCGGTGCTTACGTGTCCGATACCAATTTAACCAATGTATTTGAATACGACCAAAAGGTGTTTGCCCTTTATGGAACAGGAGCTTATGAAGGTGAAAAATGGGGCATAAAGGCTGGGGTACGTATGGAACAGACCAACCTTAACACCTTACTGAAAAATACGAACGAAGCGAACGAGCAGAAGTATTCCAATCTTTTTCCTAGTGCGCATACCTCATATAAGTTTACCGATAAAGTTTCTATGCAAGCGGGTTATTCACGAAGGGTGTATCGCCCGGATTTATGGGATTTGAATCCGTTTTTTAATATCAGAAATAATTTCAATATCCGTCAAGGTAATCCAGATTTACAACCAGAATTCACCGATTCGTACGAGGTTACCAGTATTTTTATTCTTGAAAAAGCATCCTTGAACGCCAGTGTTTATCATCGTTATACTACAGATGTAATTGAGTCTATCAATACATTGGAAGGAGACGTGAATATTAGCAAACCAGAGAATATCGGAACCAACAAAGCAACAGGTGTGGAGTTCAATGCAAAGTATAGTCCGCTAAAATGGTTTACCGCAACTACGGATTTAAACTATAACAGATTTGTAAGAGAAGGGAGCCTCGATACCCTAAATTTCGATTTTAATGCGGATAGATGGTCTGCTAAACTTATGGCCAAAATTAAAATGCCCGCCGATATAGATTTTGAAGCAACCGGTAATTACCAAAGTAGCTATGAGACCGTACAAGGAAAAACCAGTGACAACCTCTTTCTGGACCTTGGTGCTCGCCGAAAAATCCTTAAAGGTAAAGGTGTGGTTAGTCTAGGCGTTAGGGATGTTTTTGCCTCACGGGTACAAGAATCCGAAATTACCCAAGATACTTTTTCAACATATAGTCGTAGACAAAGGGGCAGGTTTATTACATTTGGCTTTAGCTATGGTTTTGGTAAAGGTGAAGCCATGGAGTATTCGGGAAGAAGAAGGTAA
- a CDS encoding CusA/CzcA family heavy metal efflux RND transporter, with the protein MINRIIDFSINNKFIVGLFTLALIGAGIYSMTQVPIDAVPDITNNQVQVIIQSPNLGTEDIEQFVTYPVEVAMSNLPNVEEIRSVSRFGLSVVTIVFNDEVGTYLPRQLVAEKLREVQEQIPAGFGKPFIGPISTGLGEIYQYVLEVEEAYKDQYSITDLRTFQDWIIRRQMAMVPGVVEVNAFGGNQKQYEVTVDPTELRAIDISISEVFSALEKNNQNTGGAYIERNHQANFIRGEGLARTVSDIENMVVKTVGGVPIKIKDVGEVRMGSAVRYGALTKDGKGEAVGGMILMLKGANSNEVIENVIERMDQIQQSLPVGVKVAPFLDRSELIAETTGTVKGNLLEGGLIVIFVLVLLLGNWRGGLIVASTIPLSLLFAFILMNVFDVWANLMSLGAIDFGIIVDGAVIIVEGTVFLMYSYVMKKKNVTPEKRSEISAKASKKMMNAAFFGQLIILIVFLPILALEGVEGKMFRPMALTFIFAMIGAMLLCLTYVPMVSALFLRPPKSNKKSYGDRFVHWVERRYQPLLLKSLAKSKLIIGMAVVFFLLAIFTFTKMGGEFIPQLDEGDIAFHAILKPGSSLSESIKTTTKVEQIVKAKFPEVKRVISRIGVADVPTDPMPMDIADVFAILRPQSEWESGRSKEELINDIKEAISILPGVNYEFTQPIEMRFNELITGVREDVAIKIFGEDMQVLASKAEEMGKLIANIPGVADMKVEATDGLPQITIHYNRSKLAQYGIGVNQLNSLVQAAFAGGKAGVIFEGEKRFDLVVRLKEENRNSIEDVQNLFVNLEDGSQIPLRELATVSYEPGPMQISRDNTNRRTYVGINIRDRDVKSVVLDIQAKLDAEFKLPAGYFIRYGGAFENLERASAKLQMVVPIALLLIFILIYFALKSLPQTIMIYLAIPMATIGGVFALWLRDMPFSISAGVGFIVLFGVAVLNGLVMVSGLNELKEEGVTNLKDRIIAGTKRRIRPIMLTAFTDILGFLPMAISASAGAEVQRPLATVVIGGLLTSTLLTLFILPIFYQWVENRQEQKLKLKPQLKTTLLISVFLVVSFNGYSQETKTSLPTISLEKAVETTKRNFPLLKSGQLQIEQQASQKSEIYDLGNTWLYSSGEEIADNRGVYTLVGVGQQNIDVLGINAKKQLYRQRVALAEATYKLSELQVEQEVKKAWARAYRAKKGYLLYQELDSVYSQFQKAIELNYEVEAISKLEYTSAINQALQMKNKYQQAQGDYAIALQQLNLWLASDIYYTVSDVLGDEVDAVFEVHPDFKNHPEYQLSEKRIDEAQADFKAAQAEMLPKFNVQGGLQQINGDNGFYSYQAGITVPFFSGTVRSRKKSAKINTEIVKTDAQFEQRQFMSEYQQALMSYQKWRASWLFYKNEALPLSAEQHKGALLAYKEGAVDYLGFTQIIRDAVQTEMDGLDALDNYLETIYELQYFNQ; encoded by the coding sequence ATGATTAATAGAATCATTGATTTTTCAATCAATAATAAATTCATTGTAGGTCTGTTTACGCTGGCACTAATTGGTGCGGGTATTTATAGCATGACTCAAGTACCCATAGATGCGGTACCAGATATTACCAACAATCAGGTGCAGGTCATTATACAGTCGCCCAATTTGGGTACTGAAGATATAGAGCAATTTGTAACGTATCCGGTAGAGGTGGCCATGAGCAATTTGCCTAATGTAGAAGAAATACGCTCGGTTTCCCGTTTTGGGCTTTCCGTAGTTACCATTGTTTTTAATGATGAGGTGGGTACGTATCTGCCCAGGCAACTTGTGGCCGAAAAACTACGGGAAGTTCAAGAACAGATTCCAGCAGGGTTTGGTAAGCCTTTTATAGGGCCTATTTCTACAGGTCTAGGTGAAATTTATCAATATGTACTTGAAGTAGAAGAAGCATATAAAGATCAATATTCCATTACGGACTTACGGACTTTTCAAGATTGGATTATCCGCAGGCAAATGGCTATGGTGCCGGGTGTGGTAGAGGTAAATGCCTTTGGTGGAAATCAAAAACAATATGAGGTAACGGTAGACCCAACTGAGTTGCGGGCTATTGATATTTCTATATCCGAGGTATTTTCCGCTTTGGAGAAAAACAACCAGAATACGGGTGGTGCTTATATAGAACGTAACCATCAAGCTAATTTTATTAGGGGAGAAGGTTTGGCCAGAACCGTTTCGGATATTGAAAATATGGTGGTGAAAACCGTAGGTGGTGTCCCTATTAAAATAAAGGATGTTGGCGAGGTGCGTATGGGGAGCGCCGTACGATATGGCGCGCTTACTAAAGACGGAAAAGGCGAGGCTGTTGGGGGTATGATTTTAATGCTTAAAGGTGCCAATTCCAATGAAGTAATAGAAAATGTTATTGAACGTATGGACCAGATTCAGCAATCGTTGCCAGTAGGTGTAAAAGTAGCGCCTTTTCTAGATCGTAGTGAATTGATTGCAGAAACTACGGGTACGGTCAAGGGCAACCTTTTGGAAGGGGGGCTGATCGTGATTTTTGTTTTGGTGCTTTTGTTGGGCAATTGGCGCGGTGGTCTTATTGTGGCATCTACCATTCCGTTATCCTTATTGTTCGCTTTCATACTTATGAATGTTTTTGATGTTTGGGCGAATCTTATGAGTCTTGGCGCCATAGACTTTGGTATTATCGTAGATGGTGCGGTTATCATTGTAGAAGGTACGGTCTTTCTCATGTATTCTTATGTGATGAAAAAAAAGAACGTAACACCAGAAAAGCGTAGCGAGATCTCTGCAAAGGCCTCAAAAAAAATGATGAATGCCGCCTTTTTTGGACAATTGATTATACTGATTGTTTTCCTGCCTATTCTGGCTTTAGAAGGGGTAGAAGGTAAAATGTTTCGTCCTATGGCACTTACTTTTATTTTCGCCATGATCGGGGCCATGCTGTTGTGCCTTACGTACGTACCCATGGTTTCGGCCTTGTTTTTACGCCCCCCAAAGTCAAATAAAAAATCATACGGAGACCGTTTTGTGCATTGGGTAGAAAGGAGGTATCAGCCACTTTTATTAAAATCATTGGCAAAATCAAAACTGATTATTGGTATGGCTGTAGTATTTTTTCTGCTGGCCATATTTACTTTCACCAAAATGGGAGGGGAGTTTATTCCACAATTGGATGAGGGCGATATTGCTTTTCATGCCATTCTAAAACCGGGCAGTTCATTAAGTGAGAGTATAAAAACAACAACCAAGGTTGAGCAAATAGTCAAAGCAAAATTCCCCGAAGTTAAACGGGTCATAAGTAGGATCGGGGTCGCAGATGTTCCCACGGATCCCATGCCTATGGATATTGCCGATGTTTTTGCCATTTTAAGACCACAAAGTGAATGGGAATCTGGGCGAAGCAAGGAAGAGCTTATAAATGATATTAAAGAAGCCATTAGTATTTTGCCTGGGGTGAATTATGAATTTACCCAACCTATAGAAATGCGTTTTAATGAGCTTATTACTGGGGTTAGAGAAGATGTGGCTATTAAGATTTTTGGGGAAGATATGCAGGTTTTGGCCAGTAAGGCCGAAGAAATGGGGAAGCTCATTGCAAATATTCCCGGTGTGGCAGATATGAAGGTGGAAGCAACGGACGGACTTCCGCAAATTACCATTCATTACAACCGAAGCAAATTGGCACAGTATGGTATTGGTGTAAATCAATTGAATAGTTTGGTGCAGGCTGCTTTTGCAGGTGGAAAGGCAGGAGTGATTTTTGAAGGCGAAAAACGATTTGATTTAGTGGTGCGCTTAAAAGAGGAAAACCGGAATAGTATTGAAGATGTGCAAAACCTGTTCGTAAATCTTGAAGATGGGTCTCAGATTCCGCTTAGGGAATTGGCGACCGTAAGTTATGAACCCGGACCAATGCAGATAAGTAGGGACAATACTAACCGCAGAACTTATGTAGGTATTAATATAAGGGATCGAGATGTGAAGTCGGTTGTATTGGATATTCAGGCAAAGTTAGATGCGGAATTCAAACTGCCTGCCGGTTACTTCATTCGTTACGGAGGCGCTTTTGAGAATTTAGAAAGGGCAAGTGCTAAATTACAAATGGTAGTGCCCATAGCGCTGCTACTCATCTTTATCCTTATTTATTTCGCTTTAAAATCCCTTCCTCAAACTATAATGATTTATTTGGCTATTCCCATGGCAACTATTGGGGGCGTATTTGCTTTATGGCTGCGAGATATGCCTTTTAGTATTTCCGCAGGTGTAGGTTTTATTGTGCTTTTTGGAGTTGCAGTGCTGAACGGACTGGTTATGGTAAGTGGATTGAACGAGCTGAAAGAAGAAGGTGTTACCAATCTAAAAGACCGAATTATAGCGGGTACAAAACGGCGTATTCGCCCTATAATGTTAACCGCTTTCACGGATATTTTAGGCTTTCTGCCTATGGCAATTTCGGCTTCTGCGGGAGCTGAGGTACAACGTCCTTTGGCTACCGTGGTTATCGGGGGGCTGCTAACATCAACTTTATTGACGCTTTTTATACTTCCTATTTTTTATCAGTGGGTCGAAAACAGGCAAGAACAAAAATTAAAATTGAAACCACAGCTTAAAACAACCTTACTTATTTCAGTTTTTTTGGTGGTCTCCTTTAATGGGTATAGCCAGGAAACTAAAACTTCATTACCTACTATTTCTTTGGAGAAAGCGGTGGAAACCACTAAGCGTAACTTTCCCTTATTGAAATCCGGTCAATTGCAAATAGAACAACAAGCTTCCCAGAAATCGGAAATTTATGACTTAGGAAATACGTGGCTCTATAGTAGTGGCGAAGAAATTGCGGATAACCGCGGCGTGTATACCTTGGTTGGTGTGGGGCAGCAAAACATAGATGTATTGGGAATTAATGCTAAAAAACAATTGTACAGACAACGTGTTGCACTAGCAGAGGCTACCTATAAACTTTCAGAACTCCAAGTAGAACAGGAAGTGAAGAAAGCTTGGGCTAGGGCGTACCGGGCTAAAAAAGGATACCTCCTGTATCAGGAACTGGATTCGGTCTATTCGCAGTTTCAAAAAGCTATTGAACTAAATTATGAGGTAGAAGCAATTTCAAAGCTGGAATATACTTCTGCCATAAACCAAGCCTTGCAGATGAAAAATAAATACCAACAGGCTCAAGGCGATTATGCCATAGCGTTGCAGCAGTTGAACCTGTGGTTGGCTTCAGATATCTATTATACGGTTTCTGATGTTTTAGGAGATGAGGTAGACGCGGTTTTTGAGGTTCATCCAGATTTTAAAAATCATCCTGAATACCAATTGTCGGAAAAGCGAATTGATGAAGCTCAAGCCGATTTTAAGGCTGCGCAGGCAGAAATGTTACCAAAATTTAATGTGCAGGGTGGTTTACAGCAAATAAATGGAGACAATGGTTTTTATAGCTATCAGGCGGGTATTACGGTTCCTTTCTTTTCGGGTACGGTCCGGAGCAGGAAAAAATCGGCTAAAATCAATACAGAGATTGTAAAAACAGATGCACAATTTGAGCAGCGTCAGTTCATGTCCGAATACCAACAAGCTTTAATGTCCTATCAAAAATGGAGAGCGTCATGGTTATTTTATAAAAACGAGGCGCTTCCTCTTTCCGCAGAGCAACATAAAGGTGCTCTGTTGGCTTACAAAGAGGGGGCAGTGGATTATTTGGGCTTTACCCAAATTATACGTGATGCCGTTCAAACAGAAATGGATGGCCTTGATGCGTTGGATAACTACTTAGAAACTATATACGAACTACAATATTTCAATCAATAA
- a CDS encoding heavy metal translocating P-type ATPase, whose protein sequence is MNEGCCGSGDSCSTEKSNNPYLPAILSFTLLLAGMAMDYFKVPFFQGWVRLIWYVAAYIPVGFPVMKMGWNAILKGQFFTEFFLMTVATVGAFVLGEYPEGVTVMLFYAVGELFQDAAVSRAKGNIQALLDVRPKEARVFRNGEYVTVVPDKVKIGEKVQVRVGEKIPIDGILLSEKASLNTAAISGESKPTSAIKGAKVFEGSINLDGVVEVESSKEFKDSSIARILDMVQNATARKSKTELFIRKFARIYTPIVVYLAIALTLLPYFFVETYAFQDWLYRALVFLVISCPCALVISIPLGYFGGLGAASRNGILFKGASFLDTMTKLNTIAMDKTGTVTKGVFKIRDIVLHGNGQNESTITQNELMNYLAALESQSTHPIAKAIMDFHLKEDLGFSATEVTEVAGMGLKGTVNGKTVFAGNETLLTAHGIRVPDTALAIADSLVVIAIDDAFVGYVTIADELKDDAGQAVLEMEKTGVTNIIMLSGDTDAITQAVAKKLNIKNAKGGLLPEDKLNEVERLKKKPGATVAFVGDGINDAPVLAASDVGIAMGGLGSDVAIETADIIIQTDQPTKVAQAIEIAKSTRRIVWQNIALAFGVKAIVLLLGASGMATMWEAVFADVGVALLAILNAVRLQHMKWD, encoded by the coding sequence ATGAATGAGGGATGTTGCGGTTCTGGTGACAGTTGTAGTACGGAAAAGAGTAACAACCCGTACCTGCCGGCTATCCTAAGTTTTACGCTTTTGTTGGCCGGTATGGCAATGGATTATTTTAAAGTGCCATTCTTTCAGGGTTGGGTTCGCCTTATTTGGTATGTAGCGGCCTATATTCCTGTGGGTTTTCCCGTTATGAAAATGGGCTGGAACGCTATTTTAAAAGGACAGTTTTTTACGGAATTTTTTCTAATGACCGTAGCTACTGTAGGTGCTTTTGTACTGGGGGAGTATCCAGAAGGCGTCACGGTAATGTTATTTTATGCTGTTGGCGAACTGTTTCAAGATGCGGCCGTGTCTAGGGCAAAAGGCAATATCCAGGCCTTATTGGATGTCCGGCCCAAAGAGGCGCGAGTTTTTCGCAATGGGGAGTATGTAACCGTAGTGCCGGACAAAGTCAAAATCGGGGAAAAAGTTCAGGTACGTGTAGGGGAGAAGATACCCATAGACGGCATCTTGCTTTCGGAAAAAGCAAGTTTGAACACGGCTGCCATTTCCGGGGAAAGCAAACCCACATCCGCTATTAAAGGAGCTAAAGTATTTGAGGGCAGCATCAATTTGGATGGTGTGGTGGAAGTGGAAAGTTCCAAGGAGTTTAAGGATAGTTCCATTGCCCGTATTCTAGATATGGTTCAGAATGCTACGGCTAGAAAATCTAAGACCGAACTTTTCATTAGAAAATTTGCTAGGATTTATACACCTATCGTAGTGTATTTGGCAATTGCACTTACCTTGTTGCCCTATTTTTTCGTAGAAACATATGCTTTTCAGGATTGGTTGTACCGGGCATTGGTGTTTTTAGTGATTTCATGCCCTTGTGCGCTGGTCATCTCTATTCCCTTGGGATATTTTGGGGGATTGGGTGCGGCATCTAGGAATGGTATTCTGTTTAAAGGCGCATCGTTTTTGGATACCATGACCAAGCTGAATACCATAGCGATGGATAAAACGGGAACGGTGACCAAAGGGGTGTTTAAAATCAGGGATATTGTATTACATGGAAATGGACAAAATGAAAGCACAATCACCCAAAATGAGCTAATGAACTACCTCGCAGCTCTGGAGTCACAATCTACACACCCGATAGCCAAAGCCATAATGGACTTTCATTTGAAGGAAGATTTAGGGTTTAGCGCAACGGAGGTTACCGAAGTAGCCGGCATGGGGCTAAAAGGTACCGTTAACGGTAAAACGGTCTTTGCAGGTAATGAAACTTTATTGACTGCTCATGGCATAAGAGTACCCGATACTGCATTGGCTATAGCGGACAGTTTAGTTGTGATAGCTATTGATGATGCATTTGTGGGGTATGTAACCATTGCGGATGAGTTGAAGGACGATGCCGGGCAGGCCGTTCTGGAAATGGAAAAGACGGGTGTCACCAATATAATAATGCTTTCCGGTGATACGGATGCCATCACTCAAGCGGTAGCAAAAAAACTAAATATAAAAAATGCCAAAGGCGGCCTCTTGCCCGAAGACAAACTGAACGAAGTAGAGCGTCTAAAAAAGAAGCCTGGAGCTACTGTAGCGTTTGTAGGAGATGGAATTAATGATGCGCCAGTATTGGCAGCTAGTGATGTGGGTATCGCAATGGGTGGTCTGGGCAGTGATGTAGCCATAGAAACGGCCGATATTATCATACAGACCGATCAGCCCACCAAAGTGGCACAGGCCATAGAAATAGCAAAATCCACAAGGCGTATCGTTTGGCAGAATATAGCTCTTGCATTTGGTGTCAAAGCTATTGTTCTGCTTTTGGGTGCTTCTGGTATGGCTACCATGTGGGAGGCCGTTTTTGCAGATGTGGGTGTGGCATTGTTGGCAATTCTTAACGCAGTGCGTTTACAGCATATGAAATGGGATTGA
- a CDS encoding response regulator has product MKYNLIIADDHKMFIDGLLSILNDAPEFLVATTAKNGAQVVKYLDINGANELHLLITDLSMPEMDGIELNRIVKEKYPTLKTLVVSMHIDGGMIEKLIQNNVDGYVPKNAEKDELLAAMRTIVKGEKYFSQEVKRVYTDAMFENKKQEEVHLTDREKEVLKLIADEYTTQEIADELFLSKHTIESYRKNLISKLQVKNLAGLTKHAIKIGLLDS; this is encoded by the coding sequence ATGAAATATAACCTCATCATAGCAGATGACCATAAAATGTTTATAGATGGTTTACTGAGCATCTTAAACGATGCCCCTGAATTTTTAGTAGCTACTACGGCTAAAAATGGTGCGCAGGTGGTTAAATATCTAGACATTAACGGGGCCAATGAACTTCACTTGCTCATTACCGACCTCAGCATGCCGGAAATGGATGGTATTGAACTGAACCGTATTGTAAAAGAAAAATACCCTACCCTAAAAACATTAGTGGTAAGTATGCATATTGATGGAGGAATGATCGAGAAACTCATTCAAAACAATGTTGACGGTTATGTTCCGAAGAATGCAGAAAAGGACGAACTCCTAGCTGCCATGCGAACTATAGTTAAAGGAGAAAAATACTTTTCACAAGAAGTAAAACGTGTCTATACAGACGCTATGTTCGAAAATAAAAAACAAGAAGAAGTTCATCTAACCGACCGAGAAAAAGAGGTACTTAAACTCATTGCGGATGAATATACTACCCAAGAAATTGCAGATGAACTTTTCCTGAGCAAGCACACCATAGAGAGCTATCGTAAGAACTTAATCTCTAAATTACAGGTGAAAAATTTAGCAGGTCTTACCAAACATGCCATTAAAATTGGGCTTCTGGACTCCTAA